In one Solanum lycopersicum chromosome 11, SLM_r2.1 genomic region, the following are encoded:
- the LOC138339282 gene encoding uncharacterized protein → MHKTEEDEFMYLFIALRTFIRGFKYCRPVVVVDGAHLSEAYKGIFVLASTLDGAGCIFPFAYGVVDTENHCSWTWFFEQFKHAFGDRKDMCVVSDRNESIMKSVRIVFLDAYTKEDFDKLMAKVDRIDHRVKEYLEYAGYEKWSRVHATVNRGRMMTSNIAECIYGCLVEPRQLTILEFLEEVRILFGSWHCKNREVASYTKDTLGRKFEELLIINAAKSSKMEVVQSSEFIFSVYENGRRYIVCLERKPDALAKTYEIPMVPMPDKEDWSDPKHVVAEKVYPPRYRRLSGRPRKRIRMNADEKISVNTNCCGQCGQERHNRRTCTFYPKEK, encoded by the exons ATGCATAAGACTGAAGAGGATGAATTTATGTATCTGTTCATCGCCTTAAGAACATTCATTAGGGGATTTAAATACTGCAGACCAGTAGTTGTTGTGGATGGTGCACATCTGAGTGAAGCTTACAAAGGGATATTTGTAttagcaagcacacttgatggcgcAG GTTGCATATTTCCATTTGCATATGGTGTTGTTGACACCGAAAATCATTGTTCGTGGACATGGTTTTTCGAACAGTTCAAACATGCATTTGGCGATAGAAAAGATATGTGTGTTGTTTCAGATAGAAATGAGAGTATCATGAAGAGTGTGAGGATTGTGTTCCTCGAT GCATATACAAAGGAAGATTTTGATAAGTTGATGGCTAAGGTTGATAGAATTGATCACAGGGTTAAGGAGTACCTTGAATATGCAGGTTACGAAAAGTGGTCAAGAGTTCATGCAACAGTAAACAGAGGTAGAATGATGACTTCTAACATTGCAGAATGTATCTATGGTTGTCTTGTTGAACCACGCCAATTAACTATATTAGAATTCTTGGAAGAGGTTAGAATTCTTTTTGGATCTTGGCATTGCAAAAACAGAGAAGTAGCCTCATACACAAAGGACACATTAGGTAGAAAATTTGAGGAATTGTTGATTATCAACGCGGCTAAAAGTTCAAAAATGGAG GTTGTTCAATCATCTGAGTTTATTTTCTCAGTTTATGAAAATGGAAGAAGATATATTGTTTGTCTTGAGCGGAAA CCTGATGCGTTggcaaaaacatatgaaattccAATGGTACCAATGCCAGATAAGGAAGATTGGTCAGATCCTAAACACGTGGTAGCTGAAAAAGTGTATCCACCTAGATACAGAAGATTATCTGGACGaccaagaaaaagaataagaatgaATGCAGATGAAAAGATTTCGGTGAATACAAACTGTTGTGGACAATGTGGACAAGAAAGGCACAAcagaagaacttgtactttctaCCCAAAAGAGAAGTGA